In a genomic window of Gigantopelta aegis isolate Gae_Host chromosome 9, Gae_host_genome, whole genome shotgun sequence:
- the LOC121381360 gene encoding synaptosomal-associated protein 47-like encodes MDVTIREWYASYYVDEKRKWIYGTLHLQPFSLTFVEEAERKTLNQDLVINLFDVCSLRKTTSSLIFKAITITTKASSNYWLSSFLDRECVFSAMSYFWRNALLHTETKNASRTPSVPDSERTKLGSALLQRALDSERTLKTTAVKLDQQGEQIEHSIDNLQDLHEDLDVADKLVSGLEKWLGAWKLPKTYTTLDPVLIKDKDVPDVYDYEVLYTQMDSSQYQQQSLRVTRISRSGVTILDMKQNILSNTSWHNISVVTMVTPWEMIFTQYQIGRPDVKFSIVSSALPHIVKKIERFASKKLDFDDSVQARLEQDRSHPRVARFPARFTRKPECHGSQPSVAMYTNPSESSLDLGDQARKTNEVISDAEVSELQTTLSNLKAIALAVRNEEEAQRDRLEFLTGSVDRANDRIKATTHRTNKLL; translated from the exons ATGGATGTTACTATTAGAGAATGGTATGCGTCATACTACGTAGACGAAAAACGAAAGTGGATTTACGGAACTCTGCATTTGCAGCCTTTTTCTTTGACATTCGTTGAAGAAGCAGAACGGAAAACATTGAACCAGGATCTTGTTATAAACCTTTTCGATGTGTGCAGTTTGAGGAAAACCACCAGTTCTTTGATTTTTAAAGCAATCACTATAACCACTAAAGCAAGCAGCAATTATTGGTTGTCCTCGTTCTTAGATCGAGAGTGTGTATTTAGTGCTATGAGTTACTTTTGGCGGAATGCCCTTCTACATACTGAAACGAAAAATGCATCTAGGACTCCATCGGTTCCCGATAGCGAGAGGACAAAGCTTGGTTCTGCGTTGTTGCAAAGGGCTCTGGACTCGGAAAGGACTCTAAAAACTACCGCTGTCAAACTGGACCAACAAGGGGAGCAGATCGAGCATTCGATAGACAATCTGCAGGATCTACACGAGGATCTCGACGTGGCTGACAAGCTGGTGTCGGGCCTCGAGAAGTGGCTGGGTGCCTGGAAGCTGCCCAAAACGTACACGACGTTGGACCCGGTGCTGATAAAGGACAAGGATGTTCCCGACGTCTACGACTACGAGGTCTTGTACACACAGATGGACAGCAGCCAGTACCAGCAGCAGAGTCTGCGCGTGACACGGATTTCTAGGAGCGGCGTCACTATCCTGGACATGAAACAGAACATACTTTCCAATACCTCGTGGCACAATATCTCCGTGGTCACCATGGTGACACCGTGGGAGATGATCTTCACGCAGTACCAGATTGGCCGACCAGACGTCAAATTCTCCATCGTGTCGTCTGCTCTTCCCCACATCGTGAAAAAGATCGAAAGATTTGCGAGTAAGAAACTCGATTTCGACGACAGCGTCCAAGCACGCCTTGAACAGGATAGATCTCATCCAAGAG TTGCTCGATTCCCAGCCCGTTTTACCAGAAAGCCGGAATGCCACGGTTCACAACCGTCAGTGGCAATGTACACTAACCCTTCAGAAAGCAGCCTTGACCTTGGTGACCAGGCGAGGAAGACGAACGAGGTAATCAGTGATGCTGAAGTGAGCGAACTCCAGACAACGTTAAGCAACCTGAAAGCTATTGCGTTAGCTGTCCGTAACGAAGAAGAGGCGCAGCGAGACAGACTCGAGTTTCTCACCGGCTCAGTGGACAGGGCAAACGACAGAATAAAGGCGACTACACACCGAACCAATAAACTtttatag